The following are encoded in a window of Cucurbita pepo subsp. pepo cultivar mu-cu-16 chromosome LG12, ASM280686v2, whole genome shotgun sequence genomic DNA:
- the LOC111807386 gene encoding uncharacterized protein LOC111807386 gives MADHQSDGEENSFPFRQNQEATAGSGNRYGGLGPKKKPLISKDHERAFFDSADWALCKQGAGLCNSVAVEKLQPKLQRTPKPRLPPRRPVCTSEKGNIVE, from the exons ATGGCGGATCATCAAAGCGACGGAGAAGAAAACTCCTTCCCCTTCCGTCAAAACCAG GAAGCAACGGCAGGAAGTGGGAACAGATATGGAGGACTTGGTCCAAAGAAGAAGCCATTGATTTCAaag GACCATGAACGAGCCTTCTTTGACTCTGCTGATTGGGCATTATGCAAG CAAGGAGCAGGGCTCTGTAACAGTGTGGCCGTAGAAAAGCTCCAGCCTAAACTTCAG AGGACCCCTAAGCCACGGCTTCCACCAAGGAGGCCGGTATGCACATCTGAGAAGGGCAATATt GTAGAATAG